The Moorella glycerini genomic interval CACTGCTACATCGGAAGGCTTGATGTCGAAGTGTCCGGGGCAGGAGGCCGGCGGGATAATATTCTTTACTTCCACCCTGTCCTTACCTACTTCCTGCACAGCAGTCATCCAAAGAGAGGTGCCGGTTACTACCTTGAGCTTATTACTCGTTTGCCGGGAATTACAACCAGTAGCAACAAATAGCAAAAGGAATAGCAAAACGATATTGACCAGGAAACGACTCATGGTTCTTGAGGAAAACATAATATCTACCTCCCAAAATTTCGAAATGCAGTTCTGGCCCGGAGCCTATTCCTGGCAAACAAAAAACCATGGAAGCAGCTCCGCGCCGGCGAAGAACCTCCATGGTTCTCTTTTTTACCCTGGCTCCCTGCCAGGTAATTTAGCCACAAATTATATTCGTCACTGGTTTAAAAATTCCTTTTCGGTCAGCACTAGGATATCTTGCAACAACACCTTATTAGCGTCGTTATCTTCAATTTATAAGATTGGCCTCTTTTTCCTCCTCTCGGGTCAGGGTAAGGCCGTCCCCGGCCAGGATGCGGCAGAAAACATCCACTATTTCCGGATCAAACTGGCTGCCGGCGCAGCGCCGCAATTCCTTCACGGCAAATATTTTAATGATAATGTCGCCAAACAGAGCACCCATCCAAACCGCCAGTATACCGGTGCCTTCAATCCTTTAAGATTTCATAGATTTCCTCAAGGTGGGAGGCAACCCGTTGGAAAGTCGCTAAAACCGCCGGGTCAAAATGCTCTGGCCGGACCCGCCCGTCGCCGATAATGATTATCTGGCAGGCTTCTTCGTGGGAAAAGGCCGGCTTATAACTGCGCTTATTTCTCAAGGCGTCATAAATGTCAGCCAGGGCGACAATCCTCCCCGCCAGGGAAATCTCTTCACCCTTTAGCCCCGCGGGATAGCCGCTGCCGTCCCATTTCTCATGGTGATGCAGGGCCACCTCCCGGGCCATTTTTAAGTGCAAGGCATCGCCAAGGATCCTGGCGCCATAGATCGTATGCTGCTGCATTATTCGCCATTCAGCAGGTGTTAACCGGTCGGGTTTTCGTAAAATGTCCGGATGGATGTGAACCTTCCCTACATCATGCATCTGGGCTGCCAGGGCAATCTCCCGGCAAAAGTTTTCCGCACAGCCAAGGTCCCGGGCCAATTCCCGGGCAAAAATCCCCACCCTGGTGATGTGATTGCCGGTGTCTTCGTCGTTGGCCTCGGCGGCCCGGGCCAGGGCTTTAATGGTATAATGAAAGGCTTCTTCCTTTTCCCTTATTTGCCCGCCTACCAGTTGCAAAAACTGGCTGTAGGTAAGGAGGTTGCGCAGGACGTCCAGTTCATAGGCCGTCACCCCGGCGGGATAGTTAAAGGCCACTACCAGGAAGGGATGATGATAATAGCCGGCGTAATTGTACCAGGGACCAGGGCCAGCCGGCAAACTGGTCTTCACAAAAGTGAAGACGGCTTCTCCCTTCTCGTCCTCCCGGTTGCCAAAAACGCCTTCCCTTCCTGCCCGGAGGAGGAGCTCCCCGGCGGGAGAATCTTCGGGCAGAGCGAAAGCCACGGCCTCACTATGGATAGTGCCGCCCTGACGGCGATAAAGCCACCCCTCCCAGCTCTCCGGCCCGCTCACCGTGGCTACCAGAACTGCCTCCGGCGCCCTTTCCTTTAAGCCAAGCAATTGCTGTAATAATTCCTTCCTGGCTGTTTCCAGTTTAAACTGGAGGGGATCAAAACTCCCGAGGAGGCCTTCCACATGGCGGGTTATATAGTTGATATGCTGGTGAGCATAGCGGAGCTGGTCGTTTAAATGCTTGACCCGTAATAATGACCGCACGCGGGTCGTCAGTTCTAACTCATTGAAAGGTTTGCTCAAAAAGTCGTCGGCCCCGGCATTCAGGCCCCGCACCCGGTCTTCTAGCTGATCCAGGGCGGTGACCATGATAACGGGTATAAAGCGCGTGGTCTCATCATCCTTTAGCATCCGGCAAATGGTGAACCCGTCCAGACGGGGCATCATCACATCCAGGAGTATCAGGTCGGGGTTTTCCCGGGCGACCTTGGCCAGGGCGCCCTCGCCGTCCTTTGCCGTTAAAACTTCATACCCCAACGGCGCCAGCATGGCCTCCATTAAGACCAGGTTCATCTCTTCGTCGTCAACGACCAGGATTTTGGGCCTCTTCTCCACCCGCTTTTTCTCCTCCCAGAAAGCTGGTTAAAGCCTGTAAGATAGCGTCAATATCAATCGGTTTGGTCAGGTAGGCATTACCCCCGGCGGCCCGGAAAAACTCCTTCTCCCTTTCATAGGCATAAGAACTGACGGCAATAACAGGAATATCCCGGGTCAAGGGATCATTTTTCAGGATTTTAGTGGCGCTGATGCCGTCCAGGCGGGGCAACTGAATATCCATGAGGATCAAGTGTGGGCGCCGCTCGCGCGCCAGGCGGACACCTTCTTCTCCATTGGCCGCTTCTAAAACCTCATACCCGTTAATAGCCAGAATGTCTCGCAGCAAAACGCGGTTGGCTTCATTATCTTCTACTACCAAGATTTGCGCCGCCATAATGTTTGCACCTCCATTAGCGGCATGATCCCTGACAGGTGTTATCTTTGCTCCCCCGTTTCCGCTTGCACCGGCAGGGTAAAATAGAAGGTGCTGCCTTTACCAAGGCCGGCGCTTTCCACCCATACTCTGCCCCCATGCAGTTCAACCAGGCGGCGGACCAAGGCCAGCCCCAACCCTGTCCCTTCGTACTGCCGGGTATAACTGCCATCGCCCTGGACGAAAGCCTCGAAAATCCTCTCCTGGTCTTCCGGCGCGATGCCGATGCCCGTATCGGCGACGCTCACTTGTACCTGATCACCGCCCAGGAGCCGGGCCTGGATGGTAATCTTGCCGCCGTCGGGGGTAAATTTGACGGCATTGCTCAGGAGGTTATAAACAATCTGCTTGACTTTACGCTCGTCGGCGGTAAGTTCCGGTATGTCCGGGTCGACCTGTAAAGTAATCTCCAGCCGGTGCCGCGCCGCCTTCTCTTTCACCATAATCAAGCTGTTCTGCAGCAATTTTTGCAGGGAGAAGGTAGACAGGTCTAATTCCAGTTTGCCGGCTTCGATCTTTGACAGGTCAAGGACGTCGTTGATCAAGCTTAACAGATGCTGGCCGCTGGTTAAAATGTAATCGATATACTTGCTTTGTTTTTCAGTTAAGGTCCCATAGTATTGCTTCTGCAATACCTGGGCAAAGCCGATAATGGCGTTCAGGGGCGTGCGCAATTCATGGCTCATATTGGCCAGGAACTCGGATTTCATCTGGGAGGCGGCAACAAGTTCCCGCACGGCCTGCTGGAGCTTCTTTTCTCTATCAATTAAATCGAGGTTTTGCCTTTCTATTTGCCGTGTCTTGATAAAAAGCATCCACCCCAGCACGCCAATTACAATCAGGAATACTACCGTTGCAACCAGAGTATGGACGGCAAGGCGTTGATGCATGGACTGCATGGCCTGCACCTGTTGCTCCCGGTAACCCTGAATAATCCTTTCTAATTCATCAAAATCATCCCGCAGGGCGTCCATCACTTTTTTGCTCCCGGCAAAATCGACTGCCGCAGCCAGCGATTTTACTGTTGCTTCCGGAGCCATTCCCTGCCGTTGGGCAATGGCCGGTTCAACAATCAGGGTAATCCAGCTACTAATTTCGTAATTAATTTTGTCAAGGGAGGCCAGGAAACCGCTATCCCCGGCCATGAGCTCTTTTAATTTACTGAAGCAATCCTTAATTTCCTGCCGGGCTTCATAATAAGGCTCAAGATACCTGCGGTCGCCGGTTAGGAGGTAGCCCCGTACACCGGTTTCCATGTCCACGACCAGCTTTTCAAGGCTTTTCAGATCGTAGAGGACCGCGTAACCTTCCCGGCCCACCAGGTAATACTTCCCGGCCAGTTCATTTAGCTGTTTATGTAGCCAGACAGTCTGGGCTATGACGCCGATGATTAAAAGTATTAGAATAATAATCAGCAACCGTGAATTAAAGTACTTTTTCATTGCCGGAACAACCACCTCTTACCCTTTCGTTCGGCATGAATAAGCTCTTGCATCCGTATCAAGTAGTTCTTTACCATCAGCGTCTACTCTGACACTGTAATTATATGAACACCTTTTCTTATCGTCAAGAAAATTTTTCCCTTCTTAACTTATTTATCCTTTCATTCGATTGCTTAACACCCATGCCTGGAAGGTGCAAACAATCAGGAAGCCATTATGCTTTCTTTTGGTGTTTCGCTTTTTTACTCTTCGATAAAAACCGAAGTTGTTGTGTCTAAGTCAACCATTGACCAGAAAAAATAAGGACAGCGATTTAGCTGTCCCCATCGGTCTTATTTTTATATTCTCTTACTCTTCCTGCTGAATATTATCATTGTCTACGCTGTGACGTCCCTCTTCCAACCGTCCTTTTTCACCGTCCCTGCCATTATCCCGGGCCAGCACTTGGCCGTTGCCGGCATCCACCTTTACATCTACTATACCGCCGGCAGTCTGGACTTCTACGCTGTAGACCAGGTTGCCATTTTCGTTGTCCAGGGAAACTTTTTTCACCGTTCCCGGCACTGCCTTCAAGGCGGCATCCTTGGCGGCGTCAGCGGTAATCTTAGCTTTAGCCTGCAGGGCCTGGCTTTCGGCGGCTTCGCCCTGTTTTTCATTAGCGTCGTTAACTTCGGTATCGGTGTCATTTTGCGGGTTGGCTACTTTGATGCTGGCGTTGTATGCCGGCTGCTGGTTGTCTGGCGTCTGCTGGTGGCCGGTTGCCGGCGCTGTACTGACTGGGGAGGCACTCTGGACTACGGCCGGGAGGGGAGTAATAGCCGCTTTTGCGGGCTGGTTGTAAAATACGCCCATACCTGCGACCGCGCCCAGCAACATCACTCCTGTCGTTAGCGAGGCAAGCAATTTTTTGTTCATTTTTACCTTTCCCCTTTCTGCAATTTAGTTTATCGGGTACCCGATGCTTATAAAATAAGCCCTTGAAATTAAAGGGCCATTAAGGGACGATTAGACTTTTTTAATAGGTGGCCGGCTTGGCTTAAGG includes:
- a CDS encoding response regulator, with translation MAAQILVVEDNEANRVLLRDILAINGYEVLEAANGEEGVRLARERRPHLILMDIQLPRLDGISATKILKNDPLTRDIPVIAVSSYAYEREKEFFRAAGGNAYLTKPIDIDAILQALTSFLGGEKAGGEEAQNPGR
- a CDS encoding HD domain-containing phosphohydrolase → MEKRPKILVVDDEEMNLVLMEAMLAPLGYEVLTAKDGEGALAKVARENPDLILLDVMMPRLDGFTICRMLKDDETTRFIPVIMVTALDQLEDRVRGLNAGADDFLSKPFNELELTTRVRSLLRVKHLNDQLRYAHQHINYITRHVEGLLGSFDPLQFKLETARKELLQQLLGLKERAPEAVLVATVSGPESWEGWLYRRQGGTIHSEAVAFALPEDSPAGELLLRAGREGVFGNREDEKGEAVFTFVKTSLPAGPGPWYNYAGYYHHPFLVVAFNYPAGVTAYELDVLRNLLTYSQFLQLVGGQIREKEEAFHYTIKALARAAEANDEDTGNHITRVGIFARELARDLGCAENFCREIALAAQMHDVGKVHIHPDILRKPDRLTPAEWRIMQQHTIYGARILGDALHLKMAREVALHHHEKWDGSGYPAGLKGEEISLAGRIVALADIYDALRNKRSYKPAFSHEEACQIIIIGDGRVRPEHFDPAVLATFQRVASHLEEIYEILKD
- a CDS encoding ATP-binding protein → MKKYFNSRLLIIILILLIIGVIAQTVWLHKQLNELAGKYYLVGREGYAVLYDLKSLEKLVVDMETGVRGYLLTGDRRYLEPYYEARQEIKDCFSKLKELMAGDSGFLASLDKINYEISSWITLIVEPAIAQRQGMAPEATVKSLAAAVDFAGSKKVMDALRDDFDELERIIQGYREQQVQAMQSMHQRLAVHTLVATVVFLIVIGVLGWMLFIKTRQIERQNLDLIDREKKLQQAVRELVAASQMKSEFLANMSHELRTPLNAIIGFAQVLQKQYYGTLTEKQSKYIDYILTSGQHLLSLINDVLDLSKIEAGKLELDLSTFSLQKLLQNSLIMVKEKAARHRLEITLQVDPDIPELTADERKVKQIVYNLLSNAVKFTPDGGKITIQARLLGGDQVQVSVADTGIGIAPEDQERIFEAFVQGDGSYTRQYEGTGLGLALVRRLVELHGGRVWVESAGLGKGSTFYFTLPVQAETGEQR
- a CDS encoding PepSY domain-containing protein yields the protein MNKKLLASLTTGVMLLGAVAGMGVFYNQPAKAAITPLPAVVQSASPVSTAPATGHQQTPDNQQPAYNASIKVANPQNDTDTEVNDANEKQGEAAESQALQAKAKITADAAKDAALKAVPGTVKKVSLDNENGNLVYSVEVQTAGGIVDVKVDAGNGQVLARDNGRDGEKGRLEEGRHSVDNDNIQQEE